In Carya illinoinensis cultivar Pawnee chromosome 9, C.illinoinensisPawnee_v1, whole genome shotgun sequence, the following are encoded in one genomic region:
- the LOC122277747 gene encoding transcription factor bHLH52-like isoform X1: MKAVFDITNDCLLCILITVHFLFQLTIISMALSFCSNLGSFEHHLSLEMMSSFQQMHDPEMATEVLMAFDGNSTLADFDPLLDPYEFCHADNYNINLLPYCSTPSDYLTYFSPEIFPQDELQSYQYPKRQKISCGNYHNYSDFAPGFFDGHLPNPSVLLPETLPEFLPPLPASSYSCDQHTPESYVKNPTSRVSLSAQSIAARERRRKITEKTQELGKRIPGGSKLNTAEMFHAAFKYVKYLQAQIAVLQIVADKEPLMHDTKELQDHLLASPLIQEKLYSDAKCLVPKQFLQTLANDREIQSKPLMLKDIHQLLRTNAA, translated from the exons ATGAAAGCGGTTTTTGATATAACTAATGATTGTTTGCTTTGCATTCTTATAACCGTACATTTCCTTTTTCAGTTAACTATTATTTCTATGGCTTTAAGCTTTTGCTCCAACTTGGGGTCCTTTGAGCATCATCTCAGTCTAGAAATGATGAGCAGCTTCCAACAAATGCATGATCCGGAGATGGCAACAGAAGTCCTCATGGCTTTTGACGGCAATTCAACTCTTGCAGACTTCGATCCATTACTTGATCCCTACGAGTTCTGCCACGCAGACAACTACAACATTAATCTCCTCCCATACTGCTCTACCCCATCAGATTATTTAACCTACTTCTCACCAGAAATCTTTCCTCAAGATGAACTCCAATCCTACCAATACCCGAAGCGCCAGAAGATCAGCTGTGGAAATTATCATAATTACTCGGATTTTGCTCCTGGTTTCTTCGACGGTCATCTCCCAAATCCTTCTGTTCTGCTTCCTGAGACACTGCCGGAATTTCTCCCTCCATTGCCGGCATCATCTTATTCCTGCGATCAACATACTCCTGAGAGTTACGTGAAGAATCCCACTAGTAGGGTAAGCTTGTCTGCTCAGAGCATTGCTGCCCGTGAAAGGAGAAGGAAGATAACGGAGAAGACCCAGGAGCTTGGGAAGCGAATTCCAGGAGGGAGTAAGTTGAACACAGCTGAGATGTTCCATGCTGCTTTCAAGTATGTCAAGTACTTGCAGGCTCAAATCGCAGTTCTTCAAATCGTG GCCGACAAAGAACCATTAATGCATGATACGAAAGAACTCCAAGATCATCTTCTTGCATCACCCCTTATTCAAGAGAAGTTGTACTCAGACGCCAAGTGCTTAGTTCCGAAACAGTTTCTTCAAACCCTAGCTAATGATCGTGAAATCCAATCAAAGCCATTGATGCTCAAGGACATTCATCAGTTGCTGCGAACCAATGCAGCTTGA
- the LOC122277747 gene encoding transcription factor bHLH52-like isoform X2 codes for MALSFCSNLGSFEHHLSLEMMSSFQQMHDPEMATEVLMAFDGNSTLADFDPLLDPYEFCHADNYNINLLPYCSTPSDYLTYFSPEIFPQDELQSYQYPKRQKISCGNYHNYSDFAPGFFDGHLPNPSVLLPETLPEFLPPLPASSYSCDQHTPESYVKNPTSRVSLSAQSIAARERRRKITEKTQELGKRIPGGSKLNTAEMFHAAFKYVKYLQAQIAVLQIVADKEPLMHDTKELQDHLLASPLIQEKLYSDAKCLVPKQFLQTLANDREIQSKPLMLKDIHQLLRTNAA; via the exons ATGGCTTTAAGCTTTTGCTCCAACTTGGGGTCCTTTGAGCATCATCTCAGTCTAGAAATGATGAGCAGCTTCCAACAAATGCATGATCCGGAGATGGCAACAGAAGTCCTCATGGCTTTTGACGGCAATTCAACTCTTGCAGACTTCGATCCATTACTTGATCCCTACGAGTTCTGCCACGCAGACAACTACAACATTAATCTCCTCCCATACTGCTCTACCCCATCAGATTATTTAACCTACTTCTCACCAGAAATCTTTCCTCAAGATGAACTCCAATCCTACCAATACCCGAAGCGCCAGAAGATCAGCTGTGGAAATTATCATAATTACTCGGATTTTGCTCCTGGTTTCTTCGACGGTCATCTCCCAAATCCTTCTGTTCTGCTTCCTGAGACACTGCCGGAATTTCTCCCTCCATTGCCGGCATCATCTTATTCCTGCGATCAACATACTCCTGAGAGTTACGTGAAGAATCCCACTAGTAGGGTAAGCTTGTCTGCTCAGAGCATTGCTGCCCGTGAAAGGAGAAGGAAGATAACGGAGAAGACCCAGGAGCTTGGGAAGCGAATTCCAGGAGGGAGTAAGTTGAACACAGCTGAGATGTTCCATGCTGCTTTCAAGTATGTCAAGTACTTGCAGGCTCAAATCGCAGTTCTTCAAATCGTG GCCGACAAAGAACCATTAATGCATGATACGAAAGAACTCCAAGATCATCTTCTTGCATCACCCCTTATTCAAGAGAAGTTGTACTCAGACGCCAAGTGCTTAGTTCCGAAACAGTTTCTTCAAACCCTAGCTAATGATCGTGAAATCCAATCAAAGCCATTGATGCTCAAGGACATTCATCAGTTGCTGCGAACCAATGCAGCTTGA
- the LOC122276914 gene encoding transcription factor bHLH52-like: MALSFCSNLGSFVHHLSPEMMSSFQQMHDPEIAAEVLMAFDGNSTLADFDPLLDPYEFCYADNYNINLLPYCSTPPEIFPQDELQSYQYPKRQKISCGNYHNYSDFAPGFFYSYLPNPSGLLTKTMPEFLAPLPVSSHSCDQHIPESYVKNPTSRVSLSAQSIAARERRRKITEKTQELGKRIPGGSRLNTAEMFHAAFKYVKYLQAQIAVLQIMADKEPLMHDTKELQDHLLASPLIQEKLYSDAKCLVPKQFLQTLANDLEIQSKPLMLKDIHQLLRTNAA, encoded by the exons ATGGCTTTAAGCTTTTGCTCCAACTTGGGGTCCTTTGTGCATCATCTCAGTCCAGAAATGATGAGCAGCTTCCAACAAATGCACGATCCGGAGATCGCAGCAGAAGTCCTCATGGCTTTTGACGGCAATTCAACTCTTGCAGACTTCGATCCATTACTTGATCCCTACGAGTTCTGCTACGCAGACAACTACAACATTAATCTCCTCCCATACTGCTCTACCCCACCAGAAATCTTTCCTCAAGATGAACTCCAATCCTACCAATACCCGAAGCGCCAGAAGATCAGCTGTGGAAATTATCATAATTACTCGGATTTTGCTCCTGGTTTCTTCTACAGCTATCTCCCAAATCCTTCTGGTCTGCTTACTAAGACAATGCCGGAATTCCTCGCTCCATTGCCGGTATCATCTCATTCCTGCGATCAACATATTCCTGAGAGTTATGTGAAGAATCCCACTAGTAGGGTAAGCTTGTCTGCTCAGAGCATTGCTGCTCgcgaaaggagaagaaagataaCGGAGAAGACCCAGGAGCTTGGGAAGCGAATTCCAGGAGGGAGTAGGTTGAACACAGCTGAGATGTTCCATGCTGCTTTCAAGTATGTCAAGTACTTGCAGGCTCAAATCGCAGTTCTTCAAATCATG GCCGACAAAGAACCATTAATGCATGATACGAAAGAACTCCAAGATCATCTTCTTGCATCACCCCTTATTCAAGAGAAGTTGTACTCAGACGCCAAGTGCTTAGTTCCGAAACAGTTTCTTCAAACCTTAGCTAATGATCTTGAAATCCAATCAAAGCCATTGATGCTCAAGGACATTCATCAGCTGCTGCGAACCAATGCAGCTTGA